The genomic window TCAGGCATCGTAAGGACGGGAATTTGGGTAAGAGAGCCTTTTCTCCCTTTTATAAGGCCTGCTCTTTCGTATATTGTTGCAAGATCGCTATACATGTAACCGGGGTATCCTTTTCTTCCGGGAATTTCATCCCTTCTTGAAGACATTTCTCTCAGAGCATCACAATAGTTGGTCATATCGTAAAGGATCGTTACAACATCATATCCCTTCTCAAAAGCTAAAAACTCCGAAAGTGTAAGGGCAGCTCTCGGAACGAGAACATTATTAACACAGGATTCGTTTGCCAAACTCATAAAAACGGCCGTCTGGGAGAAATTACCGCTTCCCTTTATATTTTCAATCAAACTACTTGCTATTTCATACTTTATACCTATAAGTCCCAAAACTATGGCATTTTTATTGTTGTCGCCGGGAATTTTAATCTGACGAACGAGCTGTGCAACCAATTTATCGGTCGGGACACCTGAAACGGCAAATATGGGGAGTTTTTGTCCTCTGACAAGTGTGTTAAGTCCATCAATGGCTGATATGCCTGTGTGAACGAACTCATTAGGGAAGTTCCTCCAGGCGGGATTTATGGCTTTTCCGTTTATGTCTTCTTCTCGTGAAGAAACGATACTTCCAAGTTTGTCTGCAGGTTCTCCGAAAGCGTTGAATATCCTTCCTAACATCCTTTCAGAGACGGGGATTTTGAACGGTTTGCCGGTGAAGCGAACGTGAATGGCATTTACCTCTATTCCTTCAGTTTCTCCGAGAATTTCTATGAGTGTTACTTTTTCTCCAAGTTCTACGACTCTTCCCGGAAGTTTTTTATCCTTCCACCGAACATAAACTTTTTCTCCGTAGGAGACATTTT from Desulfurobacterium indicum includes these protein-coding regions:
- a CDS encoding V-type ATP synthase subunit B, which codes for MIIEYEGATGIKGSLLAFETVENVSYGEKVYVRWKDKKLPGRVVELGEKVTLIEILGETEGIEVNAIHVRFTGKPFKIPVSERMLGRIFNAFGEPADKLGSIVSSREEDINGKAINPAWRNFPNEFVHTGISAIDGLNTLVRGQKLPIFAVSGVPTDKLVAQLVRQIKIPGDNNKNAIVLGLIGIKYEIASSLIENIKGSGNFSQTAVFMSLANESCVNNVLVPRAALTLSEFLAFEKGYDVVTILYDMTNYCDALREMSSRRDEIPGRKGYPGYMYSDLATIYERAGLIKGRKGSLTQIPVLTMPDDDITHPIPDLTGYITEGQIVLDRGLFKKGIYPPINVLPSLSRLMNQGITKLQRRWANQIYSAYARSKRVEMLAAIIGESELSDTDRKFLEFGRAFEKKFLTQSETEDRTLEETIKIGWQLLSILPKTELTRLTEEDIAEHIR